One region of Mycolicibacterium lutetiense genomic DNA includes:
- a CDS encoding DJ-1/PfpI family protein: MQIAIVLYPSFTALDFIGPYEVLRNLPDTEVRFVWHEPGPITADSGVLMVGATHTFDETPSPDVVLVPGGPGTTMVARDEKVLEWLRRVYPGTTWMVSVCSGSVVLAATGLLDGKPATSHWSALSALKLMGATPVGDQRIVRADPDGKLVTAAGVSAGIDLAMWLAGQIGGEAKARAIQLMIEYDPQPPFDSGHMSKASAVTKASATALLGRDMVKREPLKAGVLLAWDQAIRRVRGFRSA, translated from the coding sequence ATGCAGATCGCCATCGTGCTGTACCCGAGCTTCACCGCGCTCGACTTCATCGGACCCTACGAGGTGCTGCGCAACCTGCCCGACACGGAAGTGCGGTTCGTCTGGCACGAGCCCGGCCCCATCACCGCCGATTCCGGCGTACTGATGGTGGGCGCCACCCACACGTTCGACGAAACCCCTTCGCCCGATGTGGTGCTGGTGCCGGGCGGGCCGGGCACCACCATGGTGGCGCGTGACGAAAAGGTGCTCGAGTGGCTGCGTCGGGTGTATCCGGGGACCACCTGGATGGTGTCGGTGTGCTCGGGCTCGGTGGTGTTGGCCGCGACGGGCCTGCTCGACGGGAAACCTGCCACGTCGCACTGGTCGGCGCTGAGTGCGTTGAAGCTGATGGGCGCCACACCGGTGGGGGATCAGCGGATCGTGCGCGCCGACCCCGACGGCAAGCTCGTCACCGCGGCGGGAGTATCGGCGGGCATCGACCTGGCGATGTGGCTGGCCGGCCAGATCGGGGGCGAGGCGAAGGCCAGGGCCATCCAGCTGATGATCGAGTACGACCCGCAGCCGCCGTTCGATTCCGGACACATGTCGAAGGCGAGCGCGGTCACCAAGGCCAGTGCCACCGCGCTGCTGGGCAGGGACATGGTCAAGCGCGAACCACTCAAGGCCGGGGTGTTGCTGGCCTGGGATCAGGCGATCCGGAGGGTGCGTGGGTTTCGCAGCGCGTGA
- a CDS encoding GlxA family transcriptional regulator — protein MTRSVVILGYAGVQALDLAGPFDVFSTATLALAGLGQAGGYAVTVASVDGQPVTTLTGLEFVAAPLPDPHAPIDTIVIPGGIGADAARANPAVIDWISTASRHARRVVSVCTGAFLAAQAGLLDGCVATTHWSSARRMADEFPKVAVDPEPIFVRSSEQVWTAAGVTAGIDLALSLVEDDYGTDIAQTVARYLVLYLRRPGGQTQFAAPVWMPRAKRAPIREVQEAIEVEPGGVHSISELARRAAMSPRHFTRVFTHEVGEAPGSYVERIRTDAARRQLEESDDTVTAIAARCGFGTAETMRRNFVRRLGISPDQYRKTFA, from the coding sequence GTGACGCGATCGGTGGTGATCCTGGGCTACGCCGGGGTGCAGGCGTTGGACCTGGCGGGGCCCTTCGACGTGTTCTCCACCGCCACCCTGGCCCTGGCCGGCCTGGGCCAGGCCGGCGGCTATGCCGTCACGGTGGCCTCGGTGGACGGTCAACCCGTCACCACGCTCACCGGGTTGGAGTTCGTCGCCGCGCCACTACCCGACCCCCACGCTCCGATCGACACGATCGTCATCCCCGGCGGAATCGGTGCCGATGCCGCCCGGGCCAACCCGGCGGTCATCGACTGGATCAGTACCGCCTCACGTCACGCCCGCCGCGTCGTCAGCGTCTGCACCGGCGCATTCCTGGCCGCCCAGGCCGGGCTGCTCGACGGCTGCGTCGCCACCACCCACTGGTCCTCGGCCCGCCGGATGGCCGACGAATTCCCCAAGGTCGCAGTCGATCCCGAGCCGATCTTCGTGCGCAGCTCCGAGCAGGTGTGGACGGCGGCCGGGGTAACTGCGGGGATCGACCTGGCGTTGTCGCTGGTCGAGGACGACTACGGCACCGACATCGCCCAGACCGTGGCGCGGTACCTGGTGCTGTACCTGCGCCGGCCGGGCGGCCAGACCCAGTTCGCCGCGCCGGTCTGGATGCCCCGCGCCAAACGTGCCCCCATCCGCGAGGTGCAGGAAGCCATCGAGGTCGAACCCGGTGGGGTGCACAGTATTTCCGAGCTCGCCCGGCGTGCGGCGATGAGCCCGCGTCATTTCACCCGGGTGTTCACGCACGAGGTCGGTGAGGCGCCCGGTTCCTACGTGGAACGCATTCGCACCGATGCCGCCCGCCGCCAGCTCGAGGAATCCGATGACACCGTCACCGCCATCGCCGCCCGCTGCGGATTCGGCACCGCCGAGACCATGCGGCGCAACTTCGTTCGACGCCTTGGTATTTCACCCGACCAGTACCGCAAGACTTTCGCCTGA
- a CDS encoding o-succinylbenzoate synthase, translated as MDTAPALGDLLDRLHVVSLPMRVRFRGITVREVALIDGPAGWGEFGAFLEYEAPEAAAWLAAGIEAAYRPAPVVHRARVPINATVPAVPAVQVPEVLARFPGSRTAKVKVAEPGQTLADDVARVNAVRAQVPVVRVDANGGWTLPQAVAAAAALTADGPLEYLEQPCATVEELAALRRQVDVPIAADESIRKASDPLRVVRARAADVAVLKVAPLGGVSRMLDIAAQIDIPIVVSSALDSAVGIARGLLAAAALPELEHACGLGTGGFFVADVAEVPAPVDGYLPVELVVPDPARLSALAATPERRQWWIERVRECYPLTFE; from the coding sequence ATGGACACGGCGCCGGCATTGGGCGATCTCCTGGACCGTCTGCACGTGGTGTCGCTGCCGATGCGGGTTCGCTTCCGCGGCATCACGGTTCGTGAAGTCGCGCTGATCGACGGCCCGGCCGGCTGGGGTGAGTTCGGCGCGTTCCTCGAATACGAGGCGCCCGAGGCCGCGGCGTGGTTGGCGGCCGGGATCGAGGCCGCGTATCGGCCGGCCCCGGTGGTGCACCGAGCACGCGTTCCGATCAACGCCACTGTGCCCGCGGTCCCGGCCGTCCAGGTGCCCGAGGTGCTGGCGCGGTTCCCCGGTTCACGCACGGCCAAGGTCAAGGTTGCCGAGCCGGGGCAGACACTGGCTGACGACGTCGCGCGGGTCAACGCGGTGCGCGCGCAGGTTCCGGTGGTGCGGGTCGACGCCAATGGCGGCTGGACGTTGCCGCAGGCCGTGGCCGCCGCTGCGGCGCTGACTGCCGACGGACCGCTGGAGTATCTGGAACAGCCGTGTGCGACGGTCGAGGAGTTGGCCGCGCTGCGCCGCCAGGTCGATGTGCCTATCGCCGCCGATGAGTCGATCCGCAAGGCGTCTGACCCGCTGCGGGTGGTGCGGGCCCGCGCCGCGGACGTCGCCGTGCTCAAGGTGGCGCCACTGGGCGGGGTGTCGCGGATGCTCGACATCGCCGCGCAGATCGACATCCCGATCGTGGTGTCCAGCGCTCTGGATTCCGCGGTGGGCATTGCGCGGGGACTGTTGGCCGCGGCGGCACTGCCCGAGTTGGAGCATGCGTGCGGGCTGGGCACGGGAGGATTTTTCGTGGCGGACGTGGCCGAGGTGCCTGCGCCGGTCGACGGCTACCTGCCGGTCGAGCTGGTCGTTCCGGATCCCGCGCGGCTGTCCGCGTTGGCCGCGACGCCGGAGCGGCGGCAATGGTGGATCGAGCGGGTGCGGGAGTGTTACCCACTGACATTCGAGTAG
- a CDS encoding alpha/beta fold hydrolase, whose translation MNLAYEERGKGDPVLFIAGRGGAGRTWHLHQVPALQRAGYRVITFDNRGIGATENAQGFGIEQMVADTAELIEKLGAAPAHIVGVSMGSFIAQELMVARPDLVRSAVLMATRGRHDRAREFFRTAERDLAASGVQLPATFDAKLRMMESFSPKTLNNDVLVRDWSEMFTMWPTKQTPGLVAQSDAAPVVSRLPAYQAITAPVLVMGFADDVVLPPHLGREVADAIPTARYLEIPDTGHLGFIEQPDVVNAALLEFLAGQTGQTGQY comes from the coding sequence GTGAATCTGGCATATGAGGAGCGAGGCAAGGGCGATCCGGTGCTGTTCATCGCCGGTCGAGGGGGCGCCGGCCGCACCTGGCACCTGCACCAGGTCCCGGCGCTACAGCGGGCCGGCTACCGTGTCATCACCTTCGACAATCGCGGGATCGGCGCCACGGAGAACGCGCAGGGGTTCGGCATCGAGCAGATGGTGGCCGACACCGCCGAGCTGATCGAGAAGCTCGGAGCGGCTCCGGCGCACATCGTGGGTGTGTCGATGGGTTCGTTCATCGCTCAGGAACTGATGGTGGCCCGTCCGGATCTGGTGCGGTCGGCGGTGTTGATGGCTACCCGTGGCCGCCATGACCGGGCGCGCGAGTTCTTCCGCACCGCCGAGCGAGACCTTGCGGCCTCAGGTGTGCAGTTGCCGGCGACGTTCGACGCCAAGCTCCGGATGATGGAGAGTTTTTCGCCCAAGACACTCAACAACGACGTGTTGGTGCGCGACTGGAGCGAGATGTTCACCATGTGGCCCACCAAGCAGACCCCCGGTCTCGTCGCCCAGTCCGACGCCGCTCCGGTCGTCAGCCGGCTGCCGGCTTATCAGGCCATCACGGCTCCGGTGCTGGTCATGGGTTTCGCCGATGATGTGGTGCTGCCTCCGCATCTGGGTCGTGAGGTGGCCGACGCGATTCCCACGGCCCGTTACCTGGAGATCCCCGACACGGGCCACCTCGGCTTCATCGAGCAGCCCGATGTCGTCAACGCCGCACTGCTCGAGTTCCTGGCCGGGCAGACCGGACAGACCGGCCAGTACTGA
- a CDS encoding type II toxin-antitoxin system HicB family antitoxin — protein sequence MTEYTYRAQWMPDDRWYLGMCLEFPNLSANGLTAHEAIAAVEKKVTEELAIIRAAEDEPPQSLTDHHYSGRLLARLPPTLHAKLAVEAAEQGVSLNQWMIHKLSGRPSISLSDLY from the coding sequence ATGACCGAGTACACCTACCGCGCTCAATGGATGCCCGATGACCGCTGGTACCTGGGAATGTGTCTGGAGTTTCCCAATCTGTCGGCGAATGGCCTCACCGCACACGAGGCGATCGCCGCTGTCGAGAAGAAGGTCACCGAGGAGTTGGCGATCATCCGGGCCGCCGAAGATGAGCCGCCACAATCCCTCACCGACCATCACTACAGCGGCAGGTTGCTGGCGCGGCTCCCGCCGACGTTGCACGCCAAGCTGGCGGTGGAGGCAGCTGAACAGGGAGTGTCGTTGAACCAGTGGATGATTCACAAACTCTCGGGTCGGCCTTCGATTTCACTGAGCGATCTGTACTAG
- a CDS encoding glycosyltransferase family 4 protein: MRVAIVAESFLPNVNGVTNSVLRVIEHLRRTGHEVLVIAPDTPRGQPPAERVYDGVRVHRVPSRMFPKVTSLPLGVPRPRMVNVLRGFDPDVVHLASPALLGWGGVHAARYLGVPTVAVFQTDIAGFTESYGVGALSRAAWAWTRRLHGKADRTLAPSTSAMENLEAQRIPRVFKWGRGVDITGFAPSARDQKLRASWSADGKPIVGFVGRLAPEKHVERLAALAGRDDLQLVVVGDGVDRAKLQTVLPTAVFTGELHGTELAAAYASMDVFVHPGEHETFCQAVQEAMASGLPVIAPDAGGPRDLVAPYRTGLLLPVDEFESALPASVEHLIAERPRYSVAARRSVLSRTWPAICDELIGHYEAVQGLRQLRAA; this comes from the coding sequence GTGCGCGTTGCGATCGTTGCAGAGTCCTTCCTCCCGAATGTCAACGGCGTCACCAACTCGGTGCTTCGGGTGATCGAGCATCTCCGCCGCACCGGCCACGAGGTACTCGTCATCGCCCCGGACACCCCGCGCGGTCAGCCGCCGGCCGAACGTGTGTATGACGGTGTGCGCGTGCACCGGGTGCCCTCGCGGATGTTTCCCAAGGTGACCTCGCTGCCGTTGGGCGTACCGCGGCCCCGGATGGTGAATGTGCTGCGCGGCTTCGACCCCGATGTCGTGCACCTCGCCTCACCCGCACTGCTCGGCTGGGGTGGTGTGCACGCCGCCCGCTACCTGGGGGTACCGACGGTGGCGGTGTTCCAGACCGATATCGCCGGGTTCACGGAGAGCTACGGGGTCGGCGCCCTGTCCCGGGCGGCGTGGGCCTGGACCCGTCGCCTGCACGGCAAAGCCGACCGCACCCTGGCCCCGTCCACCTCGGCGATGGAAAACCTGGAGGCCCAACGCATTCCCCGGGTGTTCAAGTGGGGACGCGGGGTCGACATCACCGGGTTCGCCCCGTCGGCCCGCGACCAGAAGTTGCGGGCGTCATGGTCGGCTGACGGTAAGCCGATCGTCGGGTTCGTCGGACGGTTGGCGCCGGAGAAGCATGTGGAACGGCTGGCCGCATTGGCCGGGCGCGACGACCTGCAGCTGGTGGTGGTCGGTGACGGGGTGGACCGGGCCAAGCTTCAAACCGTCTTGCCCACCGCCGTTTTCACCGGGGAACTGCACGGGACGGAACTGGCCGCCGCCTACGCCAGCATGGACGTGTTCGTCCATCCCGGCGAGCATGAGACGTTCTGCCAGGCGGTGCAGGAGGCGATGGCGTCCGGTCTGCCGGTGATCGCGCCCGACGCCGGCGGCCCCAGGGATCTGGTGGCGCCGTACCGCACCGGGCTGCTGCTGCCCGTCGATGAATTCGAGTCTGCCCTGCCGGCATCTGTCGAGCATCTGATCGCCGAGCGGCCCCGTTATTCGGTGGCTGCCCGGCGCAGCGTGCTGAGCCGCACCTGGCCCGCCATCTGCGATGAGCTGATCGGCCACTACGAGGCCGTGCAGGGCCTGCGTCAACTGCGCGCCGCCTGA
- a CDS encoding SDR family oxidoreductase, with protein sequence MSEKVWFITGASRGFGREWAIAALDRGDKVAATARDTATLADLADKYGAALLPIRLDVTDREADFAAVEQAHDHFGRLDIVVNNAGYGQFGFIEELSEADARDQIDTNVFGALWVTQAALPYLRAQGSGHIIQVSSIGGITAFPLVGMYHASKWALEGFSQSLAQEVAPFGIHVTLIEPGGFSTDWAGSSARIAAPLADYDEARAAAQRARAQRSAKPGDPKASAEAVLKIVDAENPPLRVFFGELPLQLAKADYESRLATWEQWQPVSVLAQG encoded by the coding sequence ATGAGCGAAAAAGTGTGGTTCATCACCGGTGCGTCGCGGGGCTTCGGCCGGGAGTGGGCGATCGCAGCCCTGGACCGGGGCGACAAGGTGGCCGCTACCGCCCGCGACACGGCGACGCTGGCCGATCTGGCAGACAAGTACGGCGCCGCGCTGCTGCCGATCCGACTGGACGTCACCGACCGCGAGGCCGACTTCGCCGCCGTCGAACAGGCCCACGATCATTTCGGCCGGCTGGACATAGTCGTCAACAACGCGGGTTACGGCCAGTTCGGGTTCATCGAAGAGTTGTCGGAGGCCGACGCCCGCGATCAGATCGATACAAACGTCTTCGGCGCACTGTGGGTCACCCAGGCCGCGCTGCCCTACCTGCGCGCCCAGGGCAGCGGACACATCATCCAGGTGTCCTCGATCGGCGGCATCACCGCGTTCCCCCTGGTCGGCATGTACCACGCGTCCAAGTGGGCCCTGGAAGGGTTCTCGCAGTCGCTGGCCCAGGAGGTCGCACCGTTCGGTATCCATGTGACGCTGATCGAGCCGGGCGGGTTCTCCACCGACTGGGCCGGATCCTCGGCCAGAATTGCTGCGCCGCTTGCCGATTACGACGAGGCCCGCGCGGCGGCGCAACGTGCCCGCGCGCAGCGCAGCGCCAAACCCGGCGACCCCAAGGCCTCGGCTGAGGCGGTACTCAAGATCGTCGACGCCGAAAACCCGCCGCTGCGTGTGTTTTTCGGCGAGCTGCCGCTGCAGCTCGCCAAGGCCGACTACGAGAGCCGGCTGGCGACCTGGGAGCAGTGGCAGCCGGTGTCGGTCCTGGCGCAGGGCTGA
- a CDS encoding esterase family protein, giving the protein MLAMTVGLLGPAPTANAWSRAGLPVEVVSVPSASMGRDIKIQFQGGGSHAVYLLDGLRARDDFNGWDIETPAFEWFYKSGLSVVMPVGGMSSFYSDWYQPAAGNGGVQTYKWETFLTSELPQWLAANKQVSTSGNAVVGLSMSGSSALILAAYHPGQFSYAGSLSAFLNPSAGPWPGLIGLAMGDSGGFSPNAMWGPPGDPAWARNDPTLQVGRLVANNTRIWVYCGSGTPGELGGNDVASTFLENTALQSNFNFRDQYVAAGGHNAVFNFPPTGTHTWGYWGAQLNQMKPDIQRTLGAA; this is encoded by the coding sequence ATGTTGGCGATGACGGTCGGACTGCTCGGACCGGCGCCGACGGCAAATGCCTGGTCGAGAGCCGGTTTGCCCGTCGAGGTGGTGTCGGTACCGTCGGCGTCCATGGGTCGCGATATCAAGATCCAGTTCCAGGGCGGCGGGTCTCACGCGGTGTACCTGTTGGACGGCCTGCGGGCCCGCGACGACTTCAACGGGTGGGACATCGAGACCCCGGCCTTCGAGTGGTTCTACAAATCCGGGCTGTCGGTGGTCATGCCGGTGGGCGGCATGTCGAGCTTCTACTCCGACTGGTACCAGCCCGCGGCGGGCAACGGCGGCGTGCAGACCTATAAGTGGGAGACATTCCTGACCAGTGAGTTACCGCAATGGCTGGCGGCCAACAAGCAGGTGTCCACGTCGGGCAACGCTGTGGTCGGACTGTCGATGTCGGGCAGTTCGGCGCTGATTCTCGCCGCCTACCACCCGGGGCAGTTCAGCTATGCGGGGTCGTTGTCGGCGTTCCTGAATCCGTCGGCAGGTCCGTGGCCCGGGCTGATCGGGTTGGCGATGGGCGATTCGGGTGGCTTCTCGCCCAACGCCATGTGGGGGCCGCCGGGCGATCCGGCATGGGCGCGCAATGATCCGACGCTGCAGGTGGGGCGGTTGGTCGCGAACAACACTCGCATCTGGGTCTACTGCGGTTCGGGGACGCCGGGGGAGTTGGGCGGCAACGACGTCGCCTCGACCTTCCTCGAAAACACGGCCCTGCAGAGCAATTTCAATTTCCGCGACCAGTACGTCGCGGCGGGCGGGCACAACGCGGTGTTCAACTTCCCGCCCACCGGCACCCACACCTGGGGTTACTGGGGTGCGCAGCTGAACCAGATGAAGCCCGACATTCAGCGGACACTGGGCGCTGCCTGA
- the menD gene encoding 2-succinyl-5-enolpyruvyl-6-hydroxy-3-cyclohexene-1-carboxylic-acid synthase, giving the protein MNPSTAQARVVVDELIRGGVRDVVLCPGSRNAPLAFALSDADRTGRIRLHVRIDERTAGYLAIGLAVGGGTDERSPVCIAMTSGTAVANLGPAVVEANYARVPLIVLSANRPYEMLGTGANQTFEQLGYFGTQVRANVSLGLAEDRPEQLDSLNAQWRSATCRVLAAATGSRTANAGPVQFDIPLREPLVPDSAHGDASFPAGRPDGKPWTYTPPVSFDQPLEIDLTPDTVVIAGHGAGAHPTLAGLPTVAEPTAPRPANPLHPLALRLVHPKQVIMLGRPTLHRPVSALLADPAVPVYALTTGPRWPDVSGNSMATGTRAVTTGTPDPAWLNRCAEVNRHAVEAVRQQLAAHPLTTGLHVAAVVADALRPGDQLVLGASNPVRDAALVGLNTEGVKVRSNRGVAGIDGTVSTAIGAALAHDRLGDGNGPRRTVALIGDLTFVHDSSGLLIGPTEPTPRNLTIVVSNDNGGGIFELLEQGDPRFSDVSSRIFGTPHDVDIAALCRAYHVECGQVEAGALAAALAEPFDGMRVLEVKADRSSLRALHASIKAAL; this is encoded by the coding sequence GTGAACCCATCGACGGCTCAGGCGCGCGTAGTCGTCGACGAACTCATCCGCGGCGGTGTCCGCGACGTCGTGCTGTGCCCGGGCTCGCGTAACGCGCCGCTGGCGTTTGCGCTGTCCGATGCCGACCGCACGGGTCGGATCCGGCTGCACGTCCGCATCGACGAGCGCACGGCCGGCTACCTGGCGATCGGTCTCGCGGTCGGGGGAGGCACAGACGAGCGGTCCCCTGTTTGCATCGCGATGACCTCGGGTACCGCGGTGGCCAATCTCGGCCCCGCGGTCGTGGAGGCCAATTACGCCCGGGTGCCGCTGATCGTGCTGAGCGCGAACCGGCCCTACGAAATGTTGGGCACCGGCGCCAACCAGACCTTCGAGCAGTTGGGCTATTTCGGTACCCAGGTGCGGGCCAATGTCAGTCTGGGCCTGGCTGAAGACCGTCCTGAACAGCTTGATTCCCTGAACGCCCAGTGGCGTTCGGCGACCTGCCGGGTCCTGGCGGCGGCCACCGGATCACGCACCGCCAACGCCGGCCCGGTGCAGTTCGACATCCCGCTGCGCGAACCGCTGGTTCCTGACAGCGCACACGGGGACGCGTCGTTCCCGGCGGGCCGCCCGGACGGCAAGCCGTGGACGTACACCCCGCCGGTGAGCTTCGATCAGCCGCTCGAGATCGACCTCACCCCGGACACCGTGGTGATCGCCGGGCACGGCGCCGGCGCGCACCCCACCCTGGCCGGGCTGCCGACGGTGGCCGAGCCCACCGCACCGCGTCCGGCGAACCCGCTGCATCCGCTGGCGCTGCGCCTCGTGCATCCCAAGCAGGTCATCATGCTGGGTCGGCCTACCCTGCACCGGCCGGTCTCGGCGCTGCTGGCCGATCCGGCGGTCCCGGTCTATGCGTTGACCACCGGCCCGCGCTGGCCCGATGTGTCCGGCAATTCGATGGCCACCGGGACCCGGGCGGTCACCACCGGCACCCCGGATCCGGCCTGGCTGAACCGCTGCGCCGAGGTCAACCGGCACGCCGTCGAGGCGGTCCGTCAACAACTCGCGGCGCACCCGCTGACCACCGGCCTGCATGTGGCCGCGGTGGTCGCCGATGCGCTGCGCCCCGGGGATCAGCTGGTGCTTGGGGCATCCAACCCGGTGCGCGACGCCGCACTGGTCGGGCTGAACACCGAGGGCGTCAAGGTGCGTTCCAACCGCGGTGTGGCCGGTATCGACGGCACCGTGTCGACCGCGATCGGCGCGGCGCTGGCGCACGATCGGCTGGGTGACGGGAACGGGCCGCGCCGGACCGTCGCGCTGATCGGGGATCTGACCTTCGTGCACGACAGCTCGGGTTTGTTGATCGGGCCCACCGAGCCGACGCCGCGCAACTTGACGATCGTGGTGTCCAACGACAACGGTGGCGGCATCTTCGAGCTGCTGGAGCAGGGCGATCCGCGGTTCTCCGACGTGTCCTCGCGCATCTTCGGCACCCCGCACGATGTGGACATCGCGGCGTTGTGCCGGGCCTATCACGTCGAGTGCGGACAGGTTGAGGCCGGCGCGCTCGCCGCCGCGCTGGCCGAACCCTTCGACGGCATGCGGGTGCTGGAGGTGAAGGCCGACCGGTCGTCGCTGCGTGCCCTGCACGCGTCGATCAAGGCGGCCCTGTGA
- a CDS encoding DsbA family protein encodes MRLSRVAAAMLAVLALGVAGSTTGCTRLVDGAAQANGSKPGSEITGDGWGIQIGYPDAPARIEFFTEPQCPACAHLQHESGDAIAAAVGQGRLAVIYRPLTFLDQGITEYSAHVANAMFLAAGPNTTGTAFQAFVQDLWGHQEPEGSPGPTDDALSAMASESGVGAEETDKIATGKQAIDSDQLNEANAELLSETQYEVSTPAIYDLVGEEVVDISDPDWLAKLLATPRS; translated from the coding sequence ATGCGATTGTCGCGCGTTGCTGCAGCAATGCTGGCCGTGCTGGCCTTGGGCGTTGCGGGATCCACCACCGGGTGTACCCGGTTGGTCGACGGCGCCGCCCAGGCCAACGGCAGCAAGCCCGGCAGCGAGATCACCGGGGACGGCTGGGGTATCCAGATCGGCTATCCGGATGCACCCGCCCGGATCGAGTTTTTCACCGAGCCGCAGTGCCCGGCGTGTGCGCACCTGCAGCACGAATCCGGCGACGCCATCGCCGCCGCCGTCGGCCAGGGCCGGCTGGCCGTGATCTATCGGCCCCTGACGTTTCTCGACCAGGGGATCACCGAGTACTCGGCCCATGTCGCGAACGCCATGTTCCTGGCCGCCGGCCCGAACACCACGGGGACGGCATTCCAGGCGTTCGTGCAGGATCTCTGGGGCCATCAGGAGCCCGAGGGCTCGCCCGGCCCGACCGACGACGCGCTCTCCGCCATGGCCTCCGAGAGCGGGGTCGGCGCCGAGGAAACCGACAAGATCGCCACCGGTAAGCAGGCCATCGACTCCGATCAGCTCAACGAGGCCAACGCCGAACTGCTCAGCGAAACCCAGTACGAGGTGTCCACCCCGGCGATCTACGACCTCGTCGGCGAAGAGGTCGTCGACATCAGCGACCCGGACTGGTTGGCCAAACTGCTTGCTACACCGAGGAGTTGA
- a CDS encoding demethylmenaquinone methyltransferase, giving the protein MSRASLEKNPHEVASMFDAVARRYDLTNTVLSLGQDRFWRRQTRAALGIGPGDKVLDLAAGTAVSTVELSTSGAWCVAADFSVGMLAAGASRPVPKVGADATRLPFADGVFDAVTISFGLRNVVDHVAGLREMARVTRPGGRLVVCEFSTPTNGAFATLYKEYLMQALPRMATAVSSNPDAYVYLAESIRAWPDQAELARRIGDAGWSQVKWRNLTGGIVALHAATKPSP; this is encoded by the coding sequence GTGAGCCGAGCGAGTCTGGAGAAGAACCCCCACGAAGTGGCATCGATGTTCGATGCCGTGGCGCGGCGCTACGACCTGACCAACACCGTGCTGTCGCTGGGGCAGGACCGGTTCTGGCGTCGCCAGACCCGCGCGGCGCTGGGCATCGGCCCCGGGGACAAGGTGCTGGACCTGGCGGCTGGCACCGCGGTGTCGACGGTCGAGTTGTCGACGTCGGGCGCGTGGTGTGTGGCCGCGGATTTCTCGGTGGGCATGCTCGCGGCCGGGGCTTCGCGCCCGGTACCGAAGGTGGGCGCCGACGCCACCCGGCTCCCGTTCGCCGATGGGGTGTTCGACGCGGTCACCATCAGCTTCGGGTTGCGCAACGTCGTCGACCATGTGGCGGGCCTGCGTGAGATGGCCCGGGTGACCCGGCCCGGCGGCCGGCTGGTGGTGTGCGAGTTCTCCACACCGACCAATGGTGCGTTCGCCACGCTCTACAAGGAGTACCTGATGCAGGCGTTGCCGCGGATGGCCACCGCGGTGTCGAGTAACCCGGACGCCTATGTGTACTTGGCCGAGTCGATCCGGGCCTGGCCGGATCAGGCCGAGCTGGCCCGGCGCATCGGTGACGCCGGCTGGTCACAGGTCAAGTGGCGCAACCTGACTGGCGGCATCGTGGCGCTGCACGCGGCGACGAAGCCGTCTCCGTAA
- a CDS encoding DUF3592 domain-containing protein, whose product MRPAQIAARFRALVQTLIPHLYGEPGETRSQRIIRRVRIGVVITACLVTLQSGLLVAGAWRNDQQIERNMGVAAAEVLSAGPRRSTVEFVTPDRVTYRPELGVLYPSELDAGMRIYVEYDKNNPDLVRVRDRNASLAIIPAGSIAVVGWLVAAAALGLLAFLQRRLSAAGAGTVNSSV is encoded by the coding sequence GTGAGGCCCGCGCAGATCGCGGCGCGATTCCGGGCGCTGGTGCAGACATTGATCCCACACCTGTACGGCGAACCGGGGGAGACTCGCTCGCAGCGGATTATCCGGCGGGTGCGGATCGGCGTGGTGATCACCGCCTGCCTGGTCACGCTGCAGTCGGGGCTACTGGTGGCGGGCGCGTGGCGCAACGATCAGCAGATCGAGCGGAACATGGGGGTGGCGGCGGCCGAGGTGCTCAGCGCCGGGCCGCGGCGCTCGACCGTCGAGTTCGTCACGCCGGATCGGGTGACCTACCGCCCCGAACTCGGGGTGCTGTATCCCTCCGAGCTCGACGCCGGGATGCGGATCTACGTCGAGTACGACAAGAACAATCCGGACCTGGTGCGGGTGCGTGACCGCAACGCGTCACTGGCGATCATCCCGGCCGGATCCATCGCGGTGGTGGGCTGGCTGGTGGCGGCCGCGGCGCTGGGGCTGCTGGCCTTCCTGCAGCGACGGCTCAGCGCAGCCGGCGCCGGAACCGTCAACTCCTCGGTGTAG